One genomic window of Myxococcales bacterium includes the following:
- the hydA gene encoding dihydropyrimidinase, which produces MKTLISGGTVVTAVDTYAADVAVVDGKIAAIFGPNAAPAGPWDVTIDARGKFILPGGIDAHTHLDMPFGGTTSSDDFETGTRAAAYGGTTTIVDFAIQARGTALRTGLDTWHGKAEGKAAIDYAFHMIMTDVNDQTVPEMDEIVKEGVTSFKMFMAYPGVLHVDDGQIFRGMQRAGENGALICMHAENGIPIDILVQQALAKGHTAPIYHGLTRPQIMEAEGTFRAICLAEMANAPVYMVHLSAERALKQVIEARDRGLSVYAETCPQYLFLSQDDLARPDFEGAKYVCTPALRPAHMQEDLWRGLRTNDLQVVSTDHCPFCFKGQKELGRSDFSKIPNGMPGVETRMYLLWDGGVRAGRISMNRFVEITSTAPAKIFGLYPHKGTVAVGADADLLVWDAELRHTLSEKTLHMRADYTPYEGRDVVGGPTHVLSRGKLVVEHGKYVGRKGDGRFVRRSTFSL; this is translated from the coding sequence ATGAAGACCCTCATCTCCGGTGGCACTGTGGTTACGGCGGTCGACACCTACGCGGCGGACGTGGCCGTGGTTGACGGGAAAATCGCCGCCATCTTCGGGCCGAACGCGGCGCCCGCGGGCCCGTGGGACGTGACAATCGACGCGCGCGGGAAATTCATCCTGCCTGGCGGCATCGACGCGCACACCCACCTCGACATGCCCTTCGGCGGCACCACGTCGAGCGACGACTTCGAGACCGGCACCCGCGCCGCGGCCTACGGCGGCACGACCACGATCGTCGATTTCGCCATTCAAGCCCGCGGCACCGCGCTGCGGACCGGCCTGGACACCTGGCATGGCAAGGCCGAGGGCAAGGCCGCCATCGACTACGCCTTCCACATGATCATGACCGACGTGAACGATCAGACCGTCCCCGAGATGGACGAGATCGTCAAAGAGGGCGTGACGTCGTTCAAGATGTTCATGGCGTACCCCGGCGTGCTGCACGTCGACGACGGCCAGATCTTCCGCGGCATGCAGCGGGCAGGCGAGAACGGCGCGCTCATCTGCATGCACGCCGAGAACGGCATCCCGATCGACATCCTCGTGCAGCAGGCCCTCGCGAAGGGCCACACCGCGCCGATCTACCACGGGCTCACGCGCCCGCAGATCATGGAGGCCGAGGGCACCTTCCGCGCGATCTGCCTCGCCGAGATGGCCAACGCGCCCGTGTACATGGTGCACCTGTCCGCCGAGAGGGCGCTCAAGCAGGTGATCGAGGCGCGCGACCGCGGCCTCTCGGTGTACGCCGAGACCTGCCCGCAGTACCTCTTTCTCAGCCAGGACGACCTCGCGCGCCCCGACTTCGAGGGCGCGAAGTACGTGTGCACCCCGGCGCTGCGGCCGGCCCACATGCAGGAAGATCTCTGGCGCGGCCTCCGCACCAACGATCTGCAGGTGGTGTCGACCGACCACTGCCCGTTCTGCTTCAAGGGGCAGAAGGAGCTCGGGCGCTCCGACTTCTCGAAGATCCCCAACGGCATGCCCGGCGTCGAGACGCGCATGTACCTCTTGTGGGACGGCGGCGTGCGCGCGGGGCGCATCAGCATGAACCGCTTCGTGGAGATCACCTCCACGGCGCCCGCGAAGATCTTCGGTCTCTACCCGCACAAGGGCACCGTGGCCGTGGGCGCGGACGCGGATCTGCTCGTATGGGACGCCGAGCTCCGCCACACCCTCAGCGAGAAGACCTTGCATATGCGTGCAGACTACACGCCTTACGAGGGGCGGGACGTCGTCGGCGGCCCGACCCACGTGCTCTCGCGCGGCAAGCTCGTCGTCGAGCACGGCAAGTACGTGGGTCGCAAGGGCGACGGCCGCTTCGTGCGGCGCAGCACCTTCAGCCTCTGA
- a CDS encoding ArsR family transcriptional regulator: MTRKAKELWPSEAAVSDQVGRLIEFWGFKRNMGRIWAVLYLSPEPLSAEDLRDALQLSSGAVSMTLSELGRWGVVRKVWVQGDRRDYFNAEIQLWKMISRVFNEREKAEVSNAIESFEEALASLAPLRASPDPKVRARAELQFERIGQLLELARLGKRLLDALVTTAKIDAEPLVTFLLQRPR, from the coding sequence GTGACCCGAAAAGCGAAAGAGCTCTGGCCGAGCGAGGCCGCGGTGAGCGACCAGGTCGGCCGCCTCATCGAGTTCTGGGGGTTCAAGCGCAACATGGGCCGCATCTGGGCCGTGCTGTACCTCTCCCCGGAGCCCCTCAGCGCCGAGGACCTGCGCGACGCGCTCCAGCTGTCGAGCGGCGCGGTGAGCATGACGCTGAGCGAGCTCGGCAGGTGGGGGGTCGTGCGAAAGGTGTGGGTGCAGGGCGATCGGCGCGACTACTTCAACGCGGAGATCCAGCTCTGGAAGATGATCTCGCGGGTCTTCAACGAGCGCGAGAAGGCCGAGGTCTCGAACGCCATCGAGTCCTTCGAGGAGGCCCTCGCGTCGCTCGCGCCGCTCCGCGCTTCGCCTGATCCGAAGGTGCGCGCGCGCGCCGAGCTTCAGTTCGAGCGCATCGGCCAGCTCCTCGAGCTCGCGCGCCTCGGCAAGCGCCTGCTCGACGCGCTCGTCACCACGGCGAAGATCGACGCCGAGCCGCTCGTCACGTTCCTGCTCCAGCGCCCGCGCTGA
- a CDS encoding DNA-3-methyladenine glycosylase 2 family protein produces the protein MTRLRYDLATAAAHLSARSRLMARLITRVGPATGLLELGSGPAPTLFFALARAITSQQLSTKAAATIFGRVEAALLATPSGNFSPEALAQADDATLRGAGLSAAKLLAMRDLAAHCADGRLPTMRGAARLGDDVLVERLTRVRGVGRWTVEMLLIFRLGRPDVFPIHDLGVQEGARRTFRLDERPSPAELVALGAPLAPYRSLAAWYLWRATELPPGALEDTE, from the coding sequence GTGACGCGCCTCCGGTACGATCTCGCCACGGCGGCGGCCCACCTTTCGGCCCGCTCGCGGCTCATGGCGCGCCTCATCACGCGGGTCGGCCCCGCGACCGGCCTGCTGGAGCTCGGCTCGGGCCCGGCGCCGACGCTCTTCTTCGCGCTCGCCCGCGCGATCACGTCGCAGCAGCTCTCCACGAAGGCCGCGGCGACGATCTTCGGCCGCGTGGAGGCCGCGCTGCTCGCCACGCCAAGCGGCAACTTCTCGCCCGAGGCGCTCGCCCAGGCGGACGACGCGACCCTCCGCGGGGCCGGCCTCTCCGCAGCGAAGCTCCTCGCGATGCGCGATCTCGCGGCGCACTGCGCCGACGGGCGCCTCCCTACGATGCGCGGGGCCGCGCGCCTCGGCGACGACGTGCTCGTCGAGCGACTCACCCGCGTCCGCGGCGTTGGCCGCTGGACCGTCGAGATGCTCCTGATCTTTCGGCTCGGCCGCCCCGACGTGTTCCCTATCCACGACCTTGGCGTGCAAGAGGGCGCGAGGCGCACGTTCCGGCTCGACGAGCGGCCGTCTCCAGCCGAGCTCGTGGCGCTCGGTGCGCCCCTCGCCCCGTACCGCTCCCTCGCAGCCTGGTACCTCTGGCGCGCCACCGAGCTGCCGCCCGGTGCGCTCGAGGACACCGAATAG
- a CDS encoding tetratricopeptide repeat protein, with translation MDQFSATLDRGWDLAQRGDAKGAIVCARRALELDPQSPEVHNLLGYSAALAGDADEALEHYRQAITLDETYFEAMLNCAELLMHPVGDFDESIALCDEALDFAETNEELADCLLLKVDALLAKGDLPEAKRAMARLPDGPWETPSYTFLVGRALYEVGEIDKARPLVEEAVKAEPDHVDAHYYLGLLRDEAGDARGSIEAFLRSRAIDNANAPPPWAPTAEAFSLIVRSALAGLDAILARYVREAEVFVVDLPGAELVVDGVDPRALVILDTPPTEDGDRRTVRLFVYQRNVERAAGSIAALEEELAAALEREVTSVFLDQGPPTAADKHGLN, from the coding sequence ATGGACCAGTTCTCTGCCACGCTCGACCGCGGCTGGGATCTCGCGCAACGCGGCGACGCGAAGGGCGCGATCGTGTGCGCGCGACGCGCGCTCGAGCTCGACCCCCAGTCTCCGGAAGTGCATAATCTTCTTGGCTATTCGGCCGCTCTCGCGGGCGACGCCGACGAGGCCCTCGAGCACTATCGGCAGGCGATCACGCTCGACGAGACCTACTTCGAGGCGATGCTCAACTGCGCCGAGCTGCTCATGCACCCCGTGGGAGATTTCGACGAGTCGATCGCCCTCTGCGACGAGGCGCTCGATTTCGCGGAGACCAACGAGGAGCTCGCCGACTGCCTGCTGCTGAAGGTGGACGCGCTCCTCGCCAAGGGTGATCTCCCGGAGGCGAAGCGCGCCATGGCCCGGCTGCCGGACGGCCCGTGGGAGACCCCGAGCTACACCTTCCTCGTGGGCCGCGCGCTCTACGAAGTGGGCGAGATCGACAAAGCCCGCCCGCTCGTCGAGGAGGCCGTCAAGGCCGAGCCCGACCACGTGGACGCGCACTACTACCTCGGCCTCCTCCGCGACGAGGCGGGCGACGCTCGCGGCTCGATCGAGGCGTTCTTGCGCTCGCGGGCCATCGACAACGCCAACGCGCCCCCGCCGTGGGCGCCGACCGCGGAGGCGTTCTCGCTCATCGTGCGCTCAGCCCTGGCGGGCCTCGACGCCATCCTCGCGCGCTACGTCCGGGAGGCCGAGGTGTTCGTGGTCGACCTCCCCGGCGCCGAGCTCGTGGTCGACGGCGTCGATCCGCGCGCGCTCGTCATCCTCGACACCCCGCCCACGGAAGACGGCGACCGGCGCACGGTTCGCCTCTTCGTGTACCAGCGAAACGTCGAGCGCGCCGCGGGGTCGATCGCGGCCCTCGAAGAGGAGCTCGCCGCCGCCCTCGAGCGTGAGGTCACGAGCGTGTTCCTCGACCAAGGCCCCCCTACGGCCGCCGACAAACACGGGCTGAACTGA
- a CDS encoding L,D-transpeptidase has translation MTQFSSPRRKSGPPRLASNRRALAAALVAAGAVAACSHDDEAAPAKPPTPAMAAPATATPSAAPAPRAEPSAEARDAAAAAEVADAGYQGPRIGAMAMVTLVMSDMEWPHDDARRSDKSKGSVRIGYLRHGARAPVIPEKHVKANCTEGWYELVGGGFVCGRYATLDLNHPRVRLAPHDPDLEAPLPYQYAYNTTNGAPLYRQVPSREERLKLEPWLTGGTTASSSPAPSSKKRRRDRDRAERDAGGGTPDVQVQVDTDAGGGMFGLALAAAKAPDEPEVPWYLRDAGAGKPNVTLDDLRGDGPIARRMVKGFYLALDRQFVSGGSSWWKTTGGLIAPADRLYVQKPLTDFKGAWLSDRTAPPSAEAGMAPNPLVGWALHRTKKYTLSGKKAVAGEPVPRFTMVKLTGKNEVVGGVRYDETEDGWWMRVTEGARTRPGPLPRDLTPGEKWVDVNLTTQTLIAYEGDKPAFATLVSTGKRDHQNKEKDHATPQGSFRIREKHVAATMDGDVATDGPYSIEDVPWIMYFNGSYALHGAFWHASFGSVRSHGCVNLAPSDARTMFNWTEPHVPEGWHGANATTEKPGTRVVVHD, from the coding sequence ATGACGCAATTTTCCTCCCCACGTCGGAAGTCAGGCCCGCCGCGCCTCGCTTCAAACCGTCGCGCCCTCGCGGCCGCCCTCGTCGCCGCCGGCGCGGTCGCCGCCTGCTCCCACGACGACGAGGCCGCGCCCGCCAAGCCCCCGACGCCCGCCATGGCGGCGCCCGCCACGGCGACCCCCTCCGCGGCGCCCGCGCCGCGCGCCGAGCCGAGCGCCGAGGCCCGGGACGCCGCCGCCGCCGCCGAGGTCGCCGACGCCGGGTACCAAGGGCCTCGCATCGGCGCGATGGCGATGGTCACGCTCGTCATGAGCGACATGGAGTGGCCGCACGACGACGCGCGCCGCAGCGACAAGTCGAAGGGGAGCGTCCGCATCGGCTATCTCCGCCATGGGGCCCGCGCCCCGGTGATCCCCGAGAAGCACGTCAAGGCGAACTGCACGGAGGGCTGGTACGAGCTCGTAGGGGGCGGCTTCGTCTGCGGCCGCTACGCGACCCTCGACCTGAACCACCCCCGCGTGCGCCTCGCGCCGCACGACCCCGACCTCGAGGCGCCGCTCCCCTACCAGTACGCATACAACACCACGAACGGCGCGCCGCTGTACCGGCAGGTGCCCTCGCGGGAAGAGCGCCTCAAGCTCGAGCCCTGGCTCACGGGGGGCACCACAGCGTCCAGCTCGCCGGCGCCCTCCTCGAAGAAGCGCAGGCGCGACCGCGACCGCGCCGAGCGGGACGCCGGCGGGGGCACCCCCGACGTGCAGGTGCAGGTCGACACCGACGCCGGCGGCGGCATGTTCGGCCTCGCGCTCGCCGCGGCGAAGGCGCCCGACGAGCCCGAGGTGCCCTGGTACCTGCGCGACGCGGGCGCGGGCAAGCCCAACGTCACGCTCGACGACCTCCGCGGCGACGGCCCCATCGCGCGCCGCATGGTGAAGGGCTTCTATCTCGCCCTCGATCGGCAGTTTGTCTCGGGCGGTTCGAGCTGGTGGAAGACCACCGGCGGCCTCATCGCGCCGGCCGATCGCCTCTACGTGCAGAAGCCGCTCACAGACTTCAAGGGCGCGTGGCTGTCGGACCGCACGGCGCCGCCCAGCGCCGAGGCCGGCATGGCCCCCAACCCGCTCGTCGGGTGGGCCCTCCACCGCACGAAGAAGTACACGTTGAGCGGCAAGAAGGCCGTGGCGGGCGAGCCCGTACCGCGCTTCACGATGGTGAAGCTCACGGGCAAGAACGAGGTCGTCGGCGGCGTGCGCTACGACGAGACCGAGGACGGCTGGTGGATGCGCGTCACCGAGGGCGCGCGCACCCGCCCCGGCCCACTCCCCCGCGACCTCACGCCGGGCGAAAAATGGGTCGACGTGAACCTCACCACGCAGACCCTCATCGCCTACGAGGGCGACAAGCCAGCCTTCGCGACCCTGGTGTCCACGGGCAAGCGCGACCACCAGAACAAAGAGAAGGACCACGCGACGCCCCAGGGCTCGTTCCGCATTCGCGAGAAGCACGTGGCGGCGACCATGGACGGTGACGTCGCGACCGACGGCCCCTACTCGATCGAAGACGTGCCGTGGATCATGTACTTCAACGGGAGCTACGCGCTCCACGGGGCGTTCTGGCACGCGTCGTTCGGGTCGGTGCGCAGCCACGGGTGCGTGAACCTGGCGCCCTCCGACGCACGCACGATGTTCAACTGGACCGAGCCACACGTCCCCGAGGGCTGGCACGGTGCGAACGCCACGACCGAGAAGCCCGGCACGCGCGTGGTGGTGCACGACTGA
- a CDS encoding FKBP-type peptidyl-prolyl cis-trans isomerase, producing the protein MNHRRVSGALAALAASTVLAVSLSACSKSVEEPKEDFKPAVAKPLPPGPEKLDIQDEVVGQGQEAKTGDDVSVHYTGTLMDGKKFDSSRDRGDPFKFKLGQGQVIKGWDQGVVGMKVGGKRKLVIPSALGYGEKGSPPTIPPGAGLKFDVELLAIGGEPDAGAKDGGAKKDAGPAKKK; encoded by the coding sequence ATGAACCACCGCCGTGTCTCGGGCGCGCTCGCCGCGCTCGCCGCCTCCACCGTCCTCGCCGTCTCCCTCAGCGCCTGCTCCAAGAGCGTCGAGGAGCCGAAGGAAGACTTCAAGCCCGCCGTGGCGAAGCCGCTGCCCCCGGGGCCCGAGAAGCTCGACATCCAGGACGAGGTCGTGGGCCAGGGCCAAGAGGCGAAGACCGGCGACGACGTCTCCGTGCACTATACAGGCACCCTGATGGACGGGAAGAAGTTCGACTCGTCGCGCGACCGCGGCGATCCGTTCAAGTTCAAGCTCGGGCAGGGCCAGGTCATCAAGGGCTGGGACCAGGGCGTGGTGGGCATGAAGGTCGGTGGCAAGCGCAAGCTCGTCATCCCCTCGGCGCTCGGCTACGGCGAGAAGGGCTCGCCGCCCACCATCCCGCCGGGCGCGGGGCTCAAGTTCGACGTGGAGCTGCTCGCGATCGGGGGCGAGCCCGACGCCGGCGCCAAGGACGGGGGCGCCAAGAAGGACGCGGGCCCGGCGAAGAAGAAGTAG
- a CDS encoding polyprenyl synthetase family protein gives MEAIAAVRLLEETARIAPVPPAGLVRLHDARALLGEDIARVEASLLAAAADGCAPATDAAAHLLTSGGKRVRPLCVLLGALACGEITGEARSLAAVAEMIHLATLLHDDVVDDAEERRGQPVAGRVFGNAVSVLAGDSLLVHALERTSRVDRPETLRELFATLRRLVDGEVIQLRGRTRLDASEETYASILEGKTASLFRWALRAGARAGGGSEVDIDALGAFGGHLGVAFQLVDDALDYTGGQLGKDLNADLREGKVTLPLILAAKREPDLYDSLERVRAGAPHPGERERLLAAGARAAGEVRERAWSESRRALEELAALRESPARALLGAVARELVARLS, from the coding sequence ATGGAGGCGATCGCTGCAGTGCGCCTGCTCGAGGAGACCGCGCGGATCGCGCCGGTTCCCCCCGCCGGGCTCGTGAGGCTCCACGACGCACGCGCGCTGCTCGGCGAGGACATCGCCCGCGTCGAGGCGAGCCTCCTCGCGGCTGCCGCCGACGGCTGCGCTCCGGCGACCGACGCGGCCGCCCACCTGCTTACGTCGGGTGGCAAGCGCGTGCGCCCCCTCTGCGTGCTGCTCGGCGCGCTCGCGTGCGGCGAGATCACAGGCGAGGCGCGCTCGCTGGCCGCCGTCGCCGAGATGATCCACCTCGCCACGCTCCTGCACGACGACGTGGTGGACGACGCGGAGGAGCGCAGGGGCCAGCCTGTCGCGGGGCGAGTGTTCGGCAACGCGGTGAGCGTGCTCGCGGGAGACTCCCTGCTGGTGCACGCCCTCGAGCGGACGAGCCGCGTCGACCGCCCCGAGACCCTGCGAGAGCTGTTCGCGACCTTGCGCCGGCTGGTGGACGGCGAGGTGATCCAGCTCCGCGGTCGAACCCGGCTCGACGCCTCGGAGGAGACCTACGCGAGCATCCTCGAGGGGAAGACCGCGTCGCTCTTTCGCTGGGCGCTTCGGGCCGGCGCGCGGGCCGGCGGCGGCTCGGAGGTCGACATCGACGCGCTCGGCGCGTTCGGCGGGCACCTCGGGGTGGCGTTTCAGCTCGTCGACGACGCGCTCGACTACACCGGCGGGCAGCTCGGCAAGGATCTGAACGCGGATCTCCGCGAGGGCAAGGTCACGCTGCCGCTGATCCTCGCCGCGAAGCGCGAGCCCGACCTCTATGATTCCCTCGAGCGTGTCCGGGCGGGCGCGCCGCATCCCGGGGAGCGGGAGCGCCTCCTCGCCGCCGGCGCGCGGGCGGCGGGGGAGGTGAGGGAGCGGGCGTGGTCCGAGTCGCGACGCGCGCTCGAAGAGCTCGCCGCCCTGCGCGAGTCGCCCGCGCGGGCGCTGCTCGGGGCCGTGGCGCGCGAGCTCGTGGCGAGGCTGTCATAG
- a CDS encoding NCS1 family nucleobase:cation symporter-1 — MGTSGTNEQIERADGRVELAEGVDLAGSHLYNEDLAPTPLAKRTWSTYTFAALWISMAHCIPTYMLAAGLIKAGMNWWQALVTILVGNVIVLAPILLNSHPGTKYGIPFPVFARAAYGVNGANVPAVMRALVACGWFGINAWIGGKALHTLFRTLWPGWTNLLGAAPKVCVPNDPCTPLRWLMSGHPPTEFIAFLLFWGLNILIVYKGMEVLRKVENLAAPYVLVMTAALVAWAIWKANGLGSVMAAEGKFKTLGSFWVIFVPSVTAMIGFWSTLSLNMPDFTRYGRSQREQAIGQVVALPTTMTLFAAMGVIITSASQEIYGEAIWDPVDLVGRFESRVLVAVSMFTVVVATLGVNIAANVVSPANDFANLAPRHISFKTGGLITGIVGILMVPWKLQEDPEGYIYRWLLGYSGGLGSIGGVLIADYWLIRRTRLDIADLYRRAGRYGKDPAGVSVPALVATFAGCALSWIGAVVPALKGMFDYAWFVGALVSAGVYTAMMWGKREAPAPAAPPTAGA, encoded by the coding sequence ATGGGGACGAGCGGGACGAACGAGCAGATCGAGCGAGCCGACGGGCGCGTGGAGCTCGCCGAGGGCGTGGACCTCGCGGGGAGCCACCTCTACAACGAGGACCTCGCGCCCACGCCGCTCGCGAAGCGCACGTGGAGCACGTACACCTTCGCGGCGCTGTGGATCTCCATGGCGCACTGCATCCCCACCTACATGCTCGCCGCCGGGCTCATCAAGGCGGGCATGAACTGGTGGCAGGCCCTCGTCACGATCCTCGTGGGGAACGTGATCGTCCTCGCGCCGATCCTGCTGAACTCGCACCCCGGCACGAAGTACGGCATCCCCTTCCCCGTCTTCGCCCGCGCCGCGTACGGCGTGAACGGCGCGAACGTGCCGGCGGTCATGCGCGCCCTCGTCGCGTGCGGCTGGTTCGGCATCAACGCGTGGATCGGCGGCAAGGCGCTCCACACGCTCTTCCGCACGCTCTGGCCAGGGTGGACGAACCTCCTCGGCGCCGCCCCCAAGGTCTGCGTGCCGAACGACCCGTGCACGCCCCTCCGCTGGCTCATGTCGGGGCACCCGCCCACCGAGTTCATCGCCTTCCTGCTGTTCTGGGGCCTCAACATCCTCATCGTCTACAAGGGCATGGAAGTGCTGAGGAAGGTCGAAAACCTCGCCGCGCCGTACGTGCTCGTCATGACCGCCGCGCTCGTCGCGTGGGCGATTTGGAAGGCCAACGGCCTCGGCTCGGTGATGGCGGCCGAGGGCAAGTTCAAGACGCTCGGCTCGTTCTGGGTCATCTTCGTCCCCAGCGTGACCGCGATGATTGGGTTCTGGTCGACCCTCTCGCTCAACATGCCCGACTTCACGCGCTACGGCCGCTCGCAGCGCGAACAAGCCATAGGCCAGGTCGTCGCGTTGCCGACCACCATGACCCTCTTCGCGGCGATGGGCGTCATCATCACGAGCGCCTCGCAGGAGATCTACGGCGAGGCGATCTGGGATCCGGTCGACCTCGTGGGGCGGTTCGAGTCGCGCGTGCTCGTCGCGGTCAGCATGTTCACCGTCGTCGTCGCCACGCTGGGCGTGAACATCGCGGCGAACGTGGTGTCGCCCGCGAACGACTTCGCGAACCTCGCGCCGCGCCACATCTCTTTCAAGACCGGCGGGCTCATCACCGGCATCGTCGGCATCCTCATGGTGCCGTGGAAGCTCCAGGAGGACCCCGAGGGCTACATCTACCGGTGGCTGCTCGGGTACTCCGGCGGCCTCGGATCCATTGGCGGCGTGCTCATCGCCGACTACTGGCTCATCCGGCGCACGCGCCTCGACATCGCGGACCTCTACCGACGCGCTGGGCGCTACGGCAAGGACCCGGCGGGCGTGAGCGTGCCCGCGCTCGTGGCCACCTTCGCGGGCTGCGCCCTCTCGTGGATCGGCGCGGTCGTGCCTGCCCTGAAGGGCATGTTCGACTACGCGTGGTTCGTGGGCGCGCTCGTGTCGGCGGGGGTGTACACCGCGATGATGTGGGGCAAGCGCGAGGCCCCGGCCCCGGCGGCGCCGCCGACTGCCGGGGCCTGA
- a CDS encoding 50S ribosome-binding GTPase codes for MPPPRDEGSPLRDLAKALAKAEEMLQFLPDGAAKNLVSKIGTLRGLILEQRPPAFVLIGRRGSGKSSLVNALFGKRVAKVGHVAAQTGRGAWYEHASEQGSLHLLDTRGLQEGSAPAEEDPGRDALASVAVELKRRVPDALLFVVRAQDVDSAIDRDLDGIEQVLAEVERAHRFRPPIVGVLTHCDLFEPKRTRLHRPDAEPEEALHEKLGYVNEAEGLLERKLKARGLLVTQVVGVRGVSAYLSFDKEGNVRDDERWGMDALCTLLYAHLPNAGRGAFVRLAQVRGLQEELAVSLSQATAAVCAAIAAVPIPVADVIPITSMQVSLVITIAWISGRTIDKRSALEFLASIGASVGVGFALREGARALVKYVFPGGGAAVSGAVAFAGTLAVGAAARAYYLRGGSLDDARAAFDADAKPQDPPPK; via the coding sequence ATGCCCCCGCCCCGGGACGAAGGCTCCCCGCTGCGCGATCTCGCGAAGGCGCTCGCGAAAGCAGAAGAGATGCTCCAGTTCCTCCCGGACGGCGCCGCGAAGAACCTCGTGTCGAAGATCGGGACCCTGCGCGGGCTCATCCTCGAGCAGCGTCCGCCCGCGTTCGTGCTGATCGGCCGGCGCGGCAGCGGGAAGTCTTCGCTGGTGAACGCCCTCTTCGGCAAGCGGGTCGCGAAGGTGGGCCACGTGGCCGCGCAGACCGGTCGCGGCGCCTGGTACGAGCACGCGTCGGAGCAGGGCTCGCTCCACCTCCTCGACACCCGCGGTCTGCAAGAAGGCTCGGCGCCGGCCGAGGAGGATCCGGGGCGCGACGCGCTGGCCTCCGTGGCGGTGGAGCTGAAGCGCCGCGTTCCAGACGCGCTCCTGTTCGTCGTGCGCGCCCAAGACGTCGACAGCGCCATCGACCGCGACCTCGACGGCATCGAGCAGGTGCTGGCCGAGGTCGAGCGCGCGCACAGGTTCCGCCCTCCCATCGTGGGCGTGCTCACCCACTGCGATCTCTTCGAGCCCAAGCGCACGCGCCTGCACCGCCCGGACGCGGAGCCCGAGGAGGCGCTGCACGAGAAGCTCGGATACGTGAACGAGGCCGAGGGCTTGCTCGAGCGAAAGCTGAAGGCGCGCGGCCTGCTCGTCACGCAGGTCGTGGGCGTGCGGGGAGTGAGCGCGTACCTCTCGTTCGACAAAGAGGGCAACGTCCGTGACGACGAGCGCTGGGGGATGGATGCACTATGCACGCTTCTCTACGCCCACCTCCCCAACGCGGGTCGCGGCGCCTTCGTGCGCCTCGCGCAGGTGCGTGGTCTGCAGGAAGAGCTGGCCGTGAGCCTCTCGCAGGCGACCGCGGCGGTCTGCGCGGCGATCGCGGCCGTGCCCATCCCGGTGGCCGACGTCATCCCGATCACGAGCATGCAGGTCTCCCTGGTGATCACCATCGCGTGGATCTCGGGGCGCACGATCGACAAGCGGAGCGCGCTCGAGTTCCTCGCGAGCATCGGCGCGAGCGTCGGCGTCGGCTTCGCGCTCCGCGAGGGCGCGCGCGCGCTCGTGAAGTACGTGTTCCCGGGCGGCGGCGCGGCCGTGTCCGGCGCGGTGGCCTTCGCGGGTACGCTCGCCGTCGGCGCCGCGGCCCGCGCGTACTACTTGCGGGGCGGGAGCCTGGACGACGCGAGGGCGGCCTTCGACGCCGACGCCAAGCCCCAAGACCCGCCGCCCAAGTGA